One genomic segment of Streptomyces niveus includes these proteins:
- a CDS encoding nitrate- and nitrite sensing domain-containing protein, whose translation MQKKRPRGKGGTRGGSQGSAEPRKAGAAGSTDAPEVPAGRPVRVRSRLVAAVAVVGVTVVAAGLPAVLATSAELTDAQRLVTLAELNRQTAVLAHSLADERDEVVIHIAGGREDTGSDKGDDDKDAVDGDGADGAPGGDPATRVDRQIDEIDESASPGLRRDLSTVPSIRRTALTGKGTALEAYQAYTDVIAKLHAISDEVAEKTPPEAADGTRAPAALGRAVEQASATRGLLLAALAVPAPKTTAPQIDPVTGLPVQPADGGDSAESDRTRDALSAAAQQARVHELVSLADFDQSAGARARDSLATTVTGPEVTAAEKYLTRLTDSPELSDSDRDANQEKVESSLSSRIEQMRGVESGIGSSQLKRLEQLRDDGVTSLELGIALLGGLLIVSVGVSTAIARTLTRPLAVVRIGAARLAAEPATGEPVRFTGRNDEFGQVVRSLNSLHGKFLEVSTRAEKLNGERTGLIGARQAMADQRTELQRQAADITAQLEALRHTVHHTFVDLSLRTLGLVERQLGVIETLEEREQDPDRLGVLFQIDHMATVMRRHNENLLMFAGHEYGGSYAGPVPLVDVLRAAVSEIEKYERVTIRSLPPHAQLAGFAADDISHLVAELLENATSFSPPDAQVELSGWLLESGDAMLSVQDRGIGMPAERIAELNQRLAGPDAHESPEPESGSGSKPEPDSKPESKSKTKKKAKQSRTAESGKQSATVTAATAPDGEGDGLGLRVAALLATRHGVEITLREHQQGGIAAVVVLPQALLPTARPIAAPHRVTSAGSAPVLTLPGSVAEANSNVLAGRSDRDALVAEELAEDPYAIGPDAHERVADAAEDVAGEVTDASDVPDVSVPETEETDRTDETGETDEAESPAETSTEPVTDDVTPPVTDKGLPKRTPKAVKAASTSADRTGSVDADALRRRLGGFHRGAKAGKRDADAELLEQTEVQQKQSSSVPRQTEAAEGTDARTNETGETVEEARS comes from the coding sequence GTGCAGAAGAAGCGGCCTCGGGGCAAGGGCGGCACGCGCGGCGGGTCCCAGGGCTCGGCAGAGCCCCGTAAGGCGGGGGCGGCCGGTTCCACCGACGCACCCGAGGTTCCGGCCGGCCGGCCCGTACGGGTACGCAGCCGGCTCGTCGCCGCGGTCGCCGTCGTCGGTGTCACCGTCGTGGCGGCGGGGCTGCCCGCCGTCCTGGCCACATCGGCCGAACTGACCGACGCCCAGCGCCTGGTCACCCTCGCCGAGCTGAACCGGCAGACGGCCGTCCTCGCCCACTCCCTCGCCGACGAGCGCGACGAGGTCGTCATCCATATCGCCGGGGGCCGCGAGGACACCGGGAGCGACAAGGGCGACGACGACAAGGACGCGGTGGACGGAGACGGGGCCGACGGCGCCCCGGGCGGCGACCCGGCCACCCGCGTCGACCGGCAGATCGACGAGATCGACGAGTCCGCCTCCCCCGGGCTGCGCAGGGACCTCTCCACCGTCCCGTCCATCCGCCGCACCGCCCTCACCGGCAAGGGCACCGCCCTGGAGGCGTACCAGGCGTACACGGACGTCATCGCCAAACTGCACGCCATCAGCGACGAGGTCGCCGAGAAGACGCCCCCCGAGGCCGCCGACGGCACCCGTGCCCCCGCCGCGCTCGGCCGCGCCGTCGAGCAGGCGTCGGCCACCCGCGGTCTGCTGCTGGCCGCGCTCGCCGTCCCGGCGCCGAAGACCACGGCGCCGCAGATCGACCCCGTCACCGGCCTCCCCGTCCAGCCCGCCGACGGCGGGGACTCCGCCGAGAGCGACCGCACGCGCGACGCGCTCAGCGCCGCCGCCCAGCAGGCCCGTGTCCATGAACTCGTCTCCCTCGCCGACTTCGACCAGTCGGCGGGCGCCCGGGCGCGCGACTCCCTCGCCACGACCGTCACCGGTCCCGAGGTGACGGCGGCGGAGAAGTATCTGACCCGCCTCACCGACAGCCCCGAGCTGTCCGACAGCGACCGCGACGCCAACCAGGAGAAGGTCGAGTCGTCGCTGTCCAGCCGTATCGAGCAGATGCGCGGCGTCGAGTCGGGCATCGGTTCCAGCCAGCTCAAGCGGCTGGAGCAGCTCCGCGACGACGGAGTCACCTCGCTGGAGCTGGGCATCGCGCTCCTCGGCGGCCTGCTGATCGTCTCGGTCGGCGTGTCCACCGCCATCGCCCGTACGCTCACCAGACCGCTCGCCGTCGTGCGTATCGGAGCGGCCCGGCTGGCCGCCGAGCCCGCGACCGGGGAACCGGTCCGCTTCACCGGCCGCAACGACGAGTTCGGCCAGGTCGTACGGTCGCTCAACAGCCTGCACGGCAAGTTCCTCGAGGTGTCCACCCGCGCCGAGAAGCTCAACGGCGAGCGCACCGGACTGATCGGCGCCCGGCAGGCGATGGCCGACCAGCGCACCGAACTCCAGCGGCAGGCGGCCGACATCACGGCGCAGCTCGAAGCGCTGCGGCACACCGTCCACCACACCTTCGTCGATCTCTCGCTGCGCACCCTCGGTCTCGTCGAGCGTCAGCTCGGCGTCATCGAGACCCTGGAGGAGCGCGAGCAGGACCCGGACCGGCTCGGCGTCCTCTTCCAGATCGACCACATGGCCACGGTCATGCGCCGGCACAACGAGAACCTGCTGATGTTCGCCGGGCACGAGTACGGCGGGAGTTACGCGGGCCCCGTGCCGCTCGTCGACGTCCTGCGCGCGGCGGTCAGCGAGATCGAGAAGTACGAGCGGGTCACCATCCGGTCGCTGCCGCCGCACGCCCAGCTGGCCGGGTTCGCCGCCGACGACATCAGCCACCTCGTAGCCGAACTCCTGGAGAACGCGACGTCGTTCTCGCCGCCCGACGCCCAGGTGGAACTCTCGGGCTGGCTGCTGGAGAGCGGTGACGCGATGCTCTCCGTGCAGGACCGGGGCATCGGCATGCCGGCGGAGCGGATCGCCGAACTCAACCAACGGCTCGCCGGCCCGGACGCGCACGAGTCGCCGGAGCCCGAGTCGGGGTCGGGGTCGAAGCCGGAGCCGGATTCGAAGCCCGAGTCGAAGTCGAAGACCAAGAAGAAGGCGAAGCAGTCGCGGACGGCAGAGTCCGGGAAGCAGTCCGCCACCGTCACCGCCGCTACCGCTCCCGACGGCGAAGGGGACGGGCTCGGTCTGCGCGTCGCCGCGCTGCTCGCCACGCGCCACGGCGTGGAGATCACGCTGCGCGAGCACCAGCAGGGCGGGATCGCGGCGGTCGTCGTACTGCCGCAGGCGCTGCTGCCCACGGCCCGGCCGATCGCGGCCCCGCACCGGGTGACGTCGGCGGGCTCGGCGCCGGTGCTGACCCTGCCGGGATCGGTGGCGGAGGCCAACTCCAACGTGCTGGCCGGCCGTTCGGACCGCGACGCCCTGGTGGCGGAGGAGCTGGCCGAGGACCCGTACGCCATAGGGCCCGACGCTCATGAGCGGGTCGCCGACGCCGCGGAGGATGTCGCGGGCGAGGTCACGGACGCGTCCGACGTCCCGGATGTCTCAGTCCCTGAGACGGAAGAGACGGATCGGACGGACGAGACAGGGGAGACGGACGAGGCGGAGTCGCCCGCCGAGACGTCAACGGAGCCGGTCACCGATGACGTAACGCCCCCCGTCACCGACAAGGGACTGCCCAAGCGCACCCCGAAAGCGGTCAAGGCCGCCTCCACGTCGGCCGATCGGACGGGTAGCGTCGATGCGGACGCGCTGCGCCGCAGGCTCGGTGGCTTTCACCGGGGAGCCAAGGCCGGCAAGCGCGACGCCGACGCCGAGCTCTTGGAGCAGACCGAAGTGCAGCAGAAGCAGAGCAGTTCAGTACCGCGGCAGACGGAAGCGGCGGAGGGGACCGACGCGCGTACGAATGAGACGGGGGAGACTGTCGAGGAGGCACGCAGTTGA
- a CDS encoding protein phosphatase 2C domain-containing protein codes for MRIDIATAPGSHPRPNEDWTAVATPSAGSGGTLIALDGVTPPPNGDGCVHGVPWFTARLGGALTELSASRREMSLADVLAESIRRTADAHRDTCDLSHPRTPQATVVMVRWDSDTVEHLVLSDSTLLLESPDGEVRAVVDDRLDRVPRSVRRQAAATDALRNAEGGFFTAAVDPDVAAKAVTGRTPAAQVRTAVALTDGAARWVEVFREGDWADALALVRKSGPQELIDRVRAAESADPDGVAFRRGKPYDDATVVYVEP; via the coding sequence ATGCGCATCGACATCGCCACCGCCCCCGGCAGCCATCCCCGCCCGAACGAGGACTGGACGGCCGTGGCCACGCCCTCGGCGGGCAGCGGCGGGACGCTGATCGCGCTGGACGGTGTGACGCCTCCGCCGAACGGTGACGGCTGTGTGCACGGCGTCCCGTGGTTCACCGCCCGGCTGGGCGGGGCGCTGACCGAACTGTCGGCCTCCCGGCGGGAGATGTCGCTCGCCGACGTCCTCGCGGAGTCGATCCGGCGCACGGCCGACGCCCACCGTGACACGTGTGACCTTTCTCACCCCCGGACACCCCAGGCAACCGTCGTCATGGTGCGCTGGGACAGCGACACGGTCGAGCACCTCGTCCTCTCGGACTCCACCCTTCTCCTGGAGTCGCCGGACGGTGAGGTGCGGGCCGTCGTGGACGACCGGCTGGACCGCGTCCCGCGCTCGGTCCGGCGGCAGGCCGCCGCGACGGACGCGCTGCGCAACGCGGAGGGCGGCTTCTTCACCGCGGCCGTCGACCCGGACGTGGCGGCGAAGGCCGTGACGGGGCGGACACCGGCCGCACAGGTGCGTACCGCCGTCGCTCTCACCGACGGCGCCGCGCGCTGGGTCGAGGTGTTCCGGGAGGGCGACTGGGCGGACGCCCTGGCGCTAGTCAGGAAGAGCGGACCGCAGGAGCTGATCGACCGGGTGCGGGCGGCGGAGTCGGCCGACCCGGACGGGGTGGCCTTCCGGCGGGGCAAGCCGTACGACGACGCGACGGTCGTGTACGTGGAGCCGTAG
- a CDS encoding MarR family winged helix-turn-helix transcriptional regulator, with translation MGVVGADVHGDGTANEPEPAGKSDVDHEFLSLERELAVFLRRARANSGEMAREVHPELEPAAYGLLVRLEETGHQRATDLAVYFGVGKATMSRQLHALEGLGLVTREPDPADGRASLVRLTGEGVARFRRVRDARRERYVRKLADWDRSEVAELARLLHQLNARAES, from the coding sequence ATGGGTGTTGTGGGTGCTGACGTGCACGGAGACGGTACGGCGAATGAGCCCGAACCGGCAGGGAAGAGCGATGTGGACCACGAATTCCTTTCCCTGGAGCGCGAGTTGGCCGTCTTTCTGCGGCGCGCCAGAGCCAATTCCGGTGAGATGGCCCGCGAGGTCCACCCCGAACTGGAGCCGGCCGCCTACGGACTTCTCGTACGGCTGGAGGAGACCGGCCATCAGCGGGCCACCGATCTCGCCGTCTATTTCGGGGTCGGCAAGGCGACGATGAGCCGGCAACTGCACGCGCTGGAAGGGCTCGGACTCGTCACACGCGAGCCCGATCCGGCCGACGGGCGTGCCTCGCTGGTCCGGCTCACCGGCGAGGGGGTCGCGCGCTTCCGCCGGGTACGGGACGCGCGGCGCGAGCGGTACGTACGCAAGCTCGCCGACTGGGACCGCTCGGAGGTCGCCGAACTGGCCCGGCTGCTGCACCAGTTGAACGCCCGCGCGGAGAGCTGA
- the lon gene encoding endopeptidase La has product MAATSTPLTLPVLPLDDEVVLPGMVVPLDLSDTEVRAAVEAAQAAAGDGSDGGKPKVLLVPRLDGAYAGTGVLGTVEQVGRLSDGDPGALIRGRGRVRIGAGTTGPGRALWVEGLRVEETVPDPLPGSVTELIKEYKALATDWLKKRGAWQVVDRVQQIDDVSQLADNAGYSPFLSTAQKVELLETADPVARLKMATDQLREHFAEQDVAESIAKDVQEGVDKQQREFLLRRQLDAVRRELSELNGDPEDESDDYRSRVEAADLPEHVREAALKEVDKLERSSDQSPEGSWIRTWLDTVLELPWNERSKDAYDIRGAQRVLDAEHAGLEDVKERITEYLAVRKRRDDRGLGVVGGRRGGAVLALVGPPGVGKTSLGESVAHAMGRSFVRVALGGVRDEAEIRGHRRTYVGALPGRIVRAIKEAGSMNPVVLLDEIDKVGSDYRGDPAAALLEVLDPAQNHTFRDHYLEVELDLSDVVFLATANVLEAIPEALLDRMELVRLDGYTEDEKVVIARDHLLPRQLERAGLETGEVTLEDEALRKLAGEYTREAGVRNLERSIARLLRKVAAQHELGERELPFSVGEGELRGLIGRPHHVPESAQDPAERRTAVPGVATGLAVTGAGGDVLFVEASLADPETGGSGLTLTGQLGDVMKESAQIALSFLRSHGAELELPVADLKDRGVHIHFPAGAVPKDGPSAGITMTTALASLLSGRQARTDVAMTGEVSLTGRVLPIGGLKQKLLAAHRAGITTVVIPKRNEADLDDVPAEILDKLEVHPVTDVRQVLEIALSSATAPTAADIPVAA; this is encoded by the coding sequence ATGGCTGCCACGTCCACACCGCTCACCCTGCCCGTGCTGCCGCTCGACGACGAGGTCGTGCTGCCCGGGATGGTGGTGCCGCTGGACCTGTCCGACACCGAAGTACGTGCCGCCGTGGAGGCCGCCCAGGCGGCCGCGGGCGACGGCTCCGACGGGGGAAAGCCGAAGGTGCTGCTCGTGCCGCGCCTCGACGGGGCATACGCGGGGACCGGCGTCCTCGGGACCGTCGAGCAGGTCGGCAGACTCTCCGACGGCGACCCCGGCGCCCTGATCCGCGGCAGGGGCCGCGTCAGGATCGGCGCCGGTACGACAGGACCCGGCCGCGCCCTGTGGGTCGAGGGCCTGCGTGTCGAGGAGACCGTGCCCGACCCGCTGCCCGGTTCCGTCACCGAACTGATCAAGGAATACAAGGCTCTCGCCACCGACTGGCTGAAGAAGCGCGGCGCCTGGCAGGTCGTGGACCGTGTCCAGCAGATCGACGACGTCTCGCAGCTCGCCGACAACGCCGGCTACTCGCCGTTCCTCAGCACGGCCCAGAAGGTCGAGCTGCTGGAGACGGCCGACCCGGTCGCCCGGCTGAAAATGGCCACCGACCAGCTCCGTGAGCACTTCGCCGAGCAGGACGTCGCCGAGTCCATCGCCAAGGACGTCCAGGAGGGCGTCGACAAGCAGCAGCGCGAGTTCCTGCTGCGGCGCCAGCTCGACGCCGTACGCAGGGAGCTGTCCGAGCTCAACGGCGACCCCGAGGACGAGTCCGACGACTACCGGTCCCGTGTGGAGGCCGCCGATCTGCCCGAGCACGTCCGTGAGGCCGCGCTCAAGGAGGTCGACAAGCTGGAGCGGTCGTCCGACCAGAGCCCGGAGGGCTCCTGGATCCGCACCTGGCTGGACACCGTCCTCGAACTGCCGTGGAACGAGCGGTCGAAGGACGCGTACGACATCCGGGGCGCCCAGCGCGTCCTCGACGCCGAGCACGCGGGCCTGGAGGACGTGAAGGAACGGATCACGGAGTACCTGGCCGTCCGCAAGCGCCGTGACGACCGCGGGCTCGGTGTGGTCGGAGGCCGCCGGGGCGGCGCCGTCCTCGCCCTCGTCGGTCCGCCCGGCGTCGGCAAGACCTCCTTGGGAGAATCCGTCGCGCACGCCATGGGCCGTTCCTTCGTCCGTGTCGCGCTCGGCGGTGTCCGGGACGAGGCGGAGATCCGAGGCCACCGGCGTACGTACGTAGGAGCGCTTCCGGGCCGTATCGTCCGGGCCATCAAGGAGGCCGGTTCCATGAACCCGGTCGTCCTGCTCGACGAGATCGACAAGGTCGGCTCCGACTACCGGGGCGACCCGGCCGCCGCCCTCCTCGAAGTCCTCGACCCGGCGCAGAACCACACCTTCCGCGACCACTACCTGGAGGTCGAACTCGACCTCTCCGACGTGGTCTTCCTCGCCACCGCGAACGTCCTGGAGGCCATCCCCGAGGCACTGCTCGACCGGATGGAACTGGTGCGTCTCGACGGCTACACCGAGGACGAGAAGGTCGTCATCGCCCGCGACCACCTGCTGCCGAGGCAGCTGGAGCGGGCCGGTCTGGAGACCGGCGAGGTGACGCTGGAGGACGAGGCGCTGCGCAAGCTGGCGGGCGAGTACACGCGCGAAGCGGGCGTCCGTAACCTCGAACGCTCCATCGCCCGACTGCTCCGCAAGGTCGCCGCACAGCACGAGCTGGGCGAGCGCGAACTGCCCTTCTCCGTAGGAGAGGGCGAACTGCGCGGGCTGATCGGCCGGCCGCACCATGTGCCCGAGTCCGCCCAAGACCCGGCCGAGCGCCGTACCGCGGTGCCCGGTGTGGCCACGGGCCTCGCCGTCACCGGCGCCGGCGGGGACGTCCTCTTCGTGGAGGCGTCGCTGGCCGACCCGGAGACGGGCGGTTCGGGTCTGACCCTGACCGGACAGCTCGGCGACGTCATGAAGGAGTCGGCGCAGATCGCGCTCTCCTTCCTGCGCTCGCACGGCGCCGAACTGGAGCTGCCGGTGGCCGACCTGAAGGACCGGGGCGTGCACATCCACTTCCCGGCGGGCGCGGTGCCCAAGGACGGCCCGAGCGCGGGCATCACGATGACGACGGCGCTCGCCTCGCTGCTGAGCGGGCGCCAGGCCCGTACGGATGTCGCCATGACCGGTGAGGTCTCGCTGACCGGGCGGGTGCTGCCCATCGGCGGTCTGAAGCAGAAGCTGCTGGCCGCGCACCGGGCGGGCATCACGACGGTCGTGATTCCGAAGCGGAACGAGGCGGACCTCGACGACGTCCCCGCCGAGATCCTGGACAAGCTGGAGGTCCACCCGGTGACGGATGTACGCCAGGTCCTGGAGATCGCGCTCTCGTCGGCGACGGCGCCGACGGCCGCGGACATCCCGGTCGCCGCGTAG
- a CDS encoding NAD(P)H-binding protein yields MDVFIIGITGKIGGLLARELVSRGDTVRGLVRRDDQRADLAARGVDAVVGDLADMSAEALAVAVGGADAVVFTAGSNGGAAETTKAIDGDGVAKAIEATRRAGAGRLALVSVLPESWRERDLGDEVEYYFAVKKEADIALSRSELDWLILRPSLLVDDPGIGTVSLGPAEFHGQVARADVAETLAELLREPRIGRQILELNTGPTPIRDAVRANIRRP; encoded by the coding sequence GTGGATGTGTTCATCATCGGAATCACCGGCAAGATCGGCGGTCTGCTCGCGCGGGAGCTTGTCTCCAGGGGAGATACGGTCCGTGGGCTCGTGCGCCGCGACGACCAGCGGGCCGACCTCGCGGCGCGCGGCGTCGACGCCGTGGTCGGTGATCTCGCCGACATGTCCGCGGAAGCGCTGGCGGTGGCCGTCGGCGGCGCCGACGCCGTCGTGTTCACCGCGGGATCCAACGGTGGCGCCGCGGAGACCACCAAGGCGATCGACGGCGACGGCGTCGCGAAGGCGATCGAGGCGACCCGCCGCGCCGGAGCCGGCCGTCTCGCACTCGTCTCGGTACTCCCGGAGTCCTGGCGGGAGCGCGATCTCGGTGACGAGGTCGAGTACTACTTCGCCGTGAAGAAGGAGGCGGACATCGCGCTCAGCCGCAGCGAACTGGATTGGCTGATTCTCCGCCCGTCCCTGCTGGTGGACGACCCCGGAATCGGCACCGTCTCGCTCGGCCCCGCCGAGTTCCACGGTCAGGTGGCCCGCGCCGATGTCGCCGAAACGCTCGCCGAGCTGCTGCGCGAACCCCGGATCGGCCGGCAGATCCTCGAACTCAACACCGGACCGACCCCGATCCGGGACGCCGTCCGGGCCAACATCCGCCGGCCCTGA
- a CDS encoding GNAT family N-acetyltransferase, with product MDSSTITAAWVAGWAVNRSTPAPVVEPWGYRVDVGLPGHVFRHVLPEPDEASVRKLCETVTEPGAWLKVLAPPERVAGWITPGWTVPDDPGYMMFSALRRSIPPAVPVPPAGYTVETETRDGVFRVRATAPDGSPAARGQIAGAVDGGAGPGRTAVVDQVETSRNHRRRGLGRLVMRTLETAAADAGATTGVLAATRDGLGLYTSLGWRLQGPLTGVVRGSDD from the coding sequence ATGGATAGTTCAACCATTACTGCCGCGTGGGTCGCGGGATGGGCCGTCAACCGCTCGACACCCGCGCCGGTCGTGGAACCGTGGGGCTACCGCGTCGACGTCGGGCTGCCCGGCCATGTCTTCCGGCATGTCCTTCCCGAGCCCGACGAGGCCTCCGTGAGGAAGCTCTGCGAGACCGTCACCGAGCCCGGAGCCTGGCTGAAAGTGCTCGCTCCGCCGGAGCGGGTGGCCGGGTGGATCACGCCGGGCTGGACGGTGCCGGACGATCCCGGATACATGATGTTCTCCGCGCTGCGCCGGTCCATCCCACCGGCCGTGCCGGTCCCGCCCGCCGGCTACACGGTCGAGACGGAGACCCGCGACGGGGTCTTCCGTGTGCGGGCGACGGCCCCCGACGGCTCCCCCGCCGCACGCGGCCAGATCGCAGGGGCGGTCGACGGCGGGGCGGGCCCCGGCAGGACGGCGGTCGTCGACCAGGTCGAGACCTCGCGGAACCACCGCAGGCGCGGCCTCGGCCGACTGGTGATGCGTACGCTCGAAACGGCCGCCGCCGACGCGGGCGCCACCACCGGCGTTCTCGCCGCCACCAGGGACGGCCTGGGTCTGTACACCTCGCTGGGCTGGCGGCTCCAGGGCCCGCTCACCGGCGTCGTACGCGGGAGTGACGACTGA
- a CDS encoding spermidine synthase, whose protein sequence is MPDATPAAPDAAGARPVTLDRRDGPYGEIVLRRRPGGAGDEGDIHEIIANGTFLMDTSDGRSERLLIDAAQAALAPDRRDGLPSVLIGGLGVGFSLAHAAADDRWRRIVVVEREQAVIDWHHEGPLARISGAALGDPRTVILHTDLVEYLRAAAEATDEPTDHYDALCLDIDNGPGWTVTDENASLYTPGGLADCLDRLNPGGVLAVWSAQPSPAFEEALRNAGFTGVRTEEIAVARGVPDVVHLAVRPA, encoded by the coding sequence GTGCCCGACGCCACCCCCGCCGCTCCCGACGCCGCCGGAGCCCGCCCCGTCACCCTTGACCGGCGCGACGGACCGTACGGCGAGATCGTCCTGCGGCGGCGGCCCGGCGGTGCGGGCGACGAGGGTGACATCCACGAGATCATCGCCAACGGCACGTTCCTGATGGACACCTCCGACGGCCGCTCGGAGCGACTGCTGATCGACGCCGCGCAGGCCGCCCTCGCGCCCGACCGCCGTGACGGCCTGCCGTCCGTCCTCATCGGCGGGCTCGGTGTCGGTTTCTCGCTCGCGCACGCCGCCGCCGACGACCGCTGGCGCCGGATCGTGGTGGTCGAACGCGAACAGGCGGTCATCGACTGGCACCACGAGGGACCGCTCGCCCGGATCTCCGGCGCCGCGCTCGGCGACCCGCGCACTGTGATCCTCCACACCGATCTTGTGGAGTACCTGCGTGCGGCGGCGGAGGCCACCGACGAGCCCACCGACCACTACGACGCCCTCTGCCTCGACATCGACAACGGCCCCGGCTGGACCGTCACCGACGAGAACGCGAGCCTGTACACGCCCGGCGGGCTGGCCGACTGCCTGGACCGCCTCAACCCCGGCGGAGTCCTCGCCGTATGGTCCGCGCAGCCGTCCCCCGCCTTCGAGGAGGCGTTGCGGAATGCCGGTTTCACCGGGGTTAGGACCGAAGAGATCGCAGTTGCCCGGGGAGTGCCTGACGTGGTCCATCTCGCCGTTCGCCCTGCGTAG
- a CDS encoding response regulator transcription factor has product MEQTHTSQNGVAATPGAQRRVLVVEDDATIVDAIAARLRAEGFVVQTAVDGPAAVDAAEAWQPDLMVLDVMLPGFDGLEVCRRVQAQRPVPVLMLTARDDETDMLVGLGVGADDYMTKPFSMRELAARVHVLLRRVERAALAAVTPRSGILRLGELEIDHAQRRVRVRAEDVHLTPTEFDLLVCLANTPRAVLSREQLLAEVWDWADASGTRTVDSHIKALRRKIGAERIRTVHGVGYALETPAP; this is encoded by the coding sequence ATGGAGCAGACACACACCAGCCAGAACGGGGTCGCGGCCACTCCCGGCGCGCAGCGCCGGGTGCTCGTGGTCGAGGACGACGCGACGATCGTGGACGCCATCGCGGCCCGGCTGCGCGCCGAGGGCTTCGTCGTCCAGACCGCGGTCGACGGCCCCGCGGCCGTGGACGCGGCCGAGGCGTGGCAGCCCGACCTGATGGTCCTCGACGTGATGCTGCCCGGCTTCGACGGTCTGGAGGTCTGCCGCCGTGTCCAGGCGCAGCGTCCGGTGCCGGTGCTGATGCTGACGGCACGCGACGACGAGACCGACATGCTCGTGGGGCTCGGTGTCGGGGCCGACGACTACATGACCAAGCCGTTCTCGATGCGGGAGCTGGCGGCGCGGGTGCATGTCCTGCTGCGCCGGGTGGAGCGCGCGGCGCTGGCCGCCGTTACGCCGCGCAGCGGCATCCTGCGCCTCGGTGAGCTGGAGATCGACCACGCGCAGCGCAGGGTGCGGGTGCGGGCGGAGGACGTGCATCTGACGCCGACCGAGTTCGACCTGCTGGTCTGTCTGGCGAACACACCGCGCGCGGTGCTCTCGCGGGAGCAGCTGCTGGCCGAGGTGTGGGACTGGGCGGACGCCTCGGGCACCCGTACGGTCGACAGCCACATCAAAGCGCTGCGCCGGAAGATCGGCGCCGAGCGCATCCGGACGGTGCATGGCGTGGGGTACGCCCTGGAGACACCGGCGCCATGA
- a CDS encoding HAMP domain-containing sensor histidine kinase: protein MLVVVSVLITTGLLMVALRTETELRFITVFSMIATLLITQFVAHGLTAPLDEMNTVAKGISHGDYTRRVSGADRRDELGDLASTINRMADDLEAVDRHRKELVANVSHELRTPIAALRAVLENVVDGVSAADPETMRTALKQTERLGRLVETLLDLSRLDNGVLPLKARRFEVWPYLSGVLKEANLAASQRGLSSGSGNHTRTDVHLHLDVSPPELTAHADAERLHQVVANLIDNAVKHSPPHGRVTVRARRGHGPESLDLEIQDEGPGIPEPERHRVFERFNRGSAPSPHGPGSDGGTGLGLAIASWAVDLHGGRIGVAESVRGCLIQVTLPGIPRARG, encoded by the coding sequence ATGCTCGTCGTGGTCTCCGTGCTCATCACCACGGGGCTGCTGATGGTGGCCCTGCGCACCGAGACCGAGCTGCGCTTCATCACGGTCTTCTCCATGATCGCGACGCTGTTGATAACGCAGTTCGTGGCACACGGTCTGACCGCCCCGCTGGACGAGATGAACACCGTCGCGAAGGGCATCTCGCACGGTGACTACACGCGGCGCGTCAGCGGCGCCGACCGCCGTGACGAGCTGGGCGACCTGGCCTCCACCATCAACCGCATGGCGGACGACCTGGAGGCGGTGGACCGGCACCGCAAGGAGCTGGTCGCCAATGTCTCGCACGAGCTGCGCACACCGATCGCCGCGCTGCGCGCCGTGCTGGAGAACGTGGTGGACGGGGTGTCCGCCGCCGATCCGGAGACGATGCGTACGGCGCTGAAGCAGACCGAGCGCCTGGGCCGGCTGGTGGAGACACTGCTCGATCTGTCCCGGCTCGACAACGGTGTGCTGCCGCTGAAGGCACGGCGCTTCGAGGTGTGGCCGTATCTGTCGGGGGTGCTGAAGGAGGCCAATCTCGCGGCCTCGCAGCGCGGTCTCAGCTCGGGTTCGGGCAATCACACCCGGACGGACGTGCATCTGCATCTGGATGTGTCGCCGCCGGAGCTGACCGCGCACGCGGACGCGGAGCGGCTGCACCAGGTGGTGGCGAATCTCATCGACAACGCGGTCAAGCACAGCCCGCCGCACGGCCGGGTGACGGTCCGGGCACGGCGCGGGCACGGTCCGGAGTCGCTGGATCTGGAGATCCAGGACGAGGGGCCCGGTATTCCGGAGCCGGAGCGGCACCGGGTCTTCGAGCGTTTCAACCGCGGCAGCGCGCCGTCGCCGCACGGTCCGGGCAGTGACGGCGGTACGGGGCTGGGGCTGGCGATCGCGAGCTGGGCGGTGGATCTGCACGGCGGGCGCATCGGGGTGGCCGAATCCGTACGTGGCTGCCTCATCCAGGTGACACTTCCGGGAATCCCTCGGGCACGCGGTTGA